In Anopheles bellator chromosome 2, idAnoBellAS_SP24_06.2, whole genome shotgun sequence, the genomic stretch CAACATTTCGTttaatgtttctgttttctgtttctcacGCAGCACGGAAGTCGAAATTCACCTGGCCAATGGAATCTTCGCCCAGGACGGAACCGCCTTCGATGATCGGTACAATGCGCTGGCCAAGAAGCTGTACAAAAGCGAACTCCAGTATCTGGACTTTGTGGGAAGTGAATCGAAATCGGTGCGCGCCATTAACGGCTGGGTGTACAATCAGACGCGTGGCCGTATCGGCGATATCCTATCGCACATCAGCCCCGAAACGATCTTGCTGATTGTCAACACACTCTACTTCCGTGGACTCTGGGAGGAACCGTTCTTAAACCTGGCGACCCGTCCCCGGCGCTTCTTTCCCAATGGTCCCGAAGGACCCGGTTCGTTCGACGTGCCGACGATGGCCAAAAGTGGTTGCATGCCGTACTACTTCTGGAAGGAAGAAAACGTACGTGTGCTGGGCATACCGTACCAGCAGAATGTCACCATGTACATCTTTCTGCCGAACAATTCGACACGCGCTCTGGTAACGGCACTGCATGAAAAAATTTCCGCCCAAACGATCAACGAGATCGTGACAAAGATGACCATGAAATCGGTGTCGCTACTGCTGCCCCAGATGCACGTCAGCAATGCGTTCAGCCTGAAGAGCGCCTTCCAGCAGATGGGTTTGTACGCGCTGTTCGATCGTGAAACGGCCGATCTGTACCACCTGCTGACCAGCAAGAGGCGCGGGGACGGTGGCGAAGAGCTGGAGGACATTTTCGAAGCTCTGGAAGATACCAAGGAGAACGCGATCCAATATCTAATGAAGCAAAATCCGAACTGCGTGGTGCTGGAAAAGCAGGGTGTCGATCGGGTCACCTGTTTGAAGGATCTGTGCCGGCTCGGTGGTGACGTTTGCGTTTGCTGTGCCGATTCGGATGACGAtttccggcgacggcgacgggatACAGCGACGGACTACGGCGACCAAGCGAACGGTACGATCTACGTCACCGAGATGCTGCACAAGGTCGATCTGGTCGTAAACGAACGGGGAACCGAGGGTGGTGCAGCTACGGCGACCCTGATTGATCGCATTTCGTCTCAAATCACCTTCCTGGTGAACGGGCCGTTCCTGATGATCATCCGGGAGGAAACTACCCGTTTGCCACTGTTTTACGGGTCGATCTTTAGTCCGAAATAAAAGCGGTTGGGTTGACTCTTAAAGGAATCCGTTACGGAGCAAATATTGGCACAAAGGTCACAGGGGTACATTCAATTGCACGATtcatttgtgtttttaaaaTCTGAAattaatgcaataaaaaaactaAAGGACTAAATATATCAATCTTTTCGGATGGATCAAGATCAGGACGATTTTGTAGTATATCAATCTAATGGCGGATTTTGAACCGAACGAACTTGCTTCACTAGATATGAGAAACGTAATCGATACACATTGCGTTACTGCATTgcattttccgatttttacGTGGCACTCCAGAAGCCTCAAATTTTACAAATCATTATTTGAGTGCGATTCGATTGGGCATGTAACATTACCTATCTTAACTCAGGACTTACTACTTTGTGTACTTCAGTGTCTATCCCTGCCGGAACTCGAACTGGTTTGCACGACAATCGGGAGCTACACCACCAGCGCAAGGTTTTCTCCGTTGGTTTTAGGGGCGTAACATAACTTGATTTATGTTGTCAATTCAACGGAGTATACATTCGTATATTTGAATTGCACGTTGATTCGATGGTCGTAAATAACAAAGTCACAGGTCACGCGACTGCCTCCAGTTGCCGGATTGCTTCATCAACCTGTTGCCTGTCCATTTCGAAGCTAATCGTTGTGCCCTTCGCATCCACATCCCGACAGGCGAAAGTGACCGTACACAGTTGCTGACGAATCGATGCcagactgctgctgcccaTTATCCAGCTAACATTCCAATCGAACCATTCAACCAACGGCACACCACCTTCTCGTCGGTTCACCTCGTCTATCAGTCGCTGTGCTATTTCCGCTTTCCGTAGGTTCACGATCTCCACCAGTCGATCTTGTTGCACCGAGGACAGATTAGTGAAGTGTGAACGAAACCGGCCAGCATCGAGCTCACCGACACAGTATTTGCGTAACACATTTTCGAACAGCTTGAGTGTCTTCAACTCTTCGCCAGCCACCGACCATCCAAGAAGGCTCGCTAAGCGTTCCCGAGTGCGCTGGCGCTGGGTCCGCGGTACTCCCACCGCATAATCGATGAGAAGAAATACGGTCTGCAAAAGGAACTTTACAATCGCAACCCTTAGGCCAATTTTAGTTATTGGTGCCGCTTACCTCCGTAAAGTCTTCTTCACCCGGTTTAATGATAATGTCGAGcattatgctttatgctgctggAATCgtttcaaagcaaaacaacagtGGCGAGAAACGTCAAGCACTGCACTTCGTTTGTTTACATGCGAAACGATCAAAACGATAAGTTCATTGCAGCCGTTGAAACGTGCAGAAGCAAAAGCAAATTCAA encodes the following:
- the LOC131210827 gene encoding uncharacterized protein LOC131210827, whose product is MLDIIIKPGEEDFTETVFLLIDYAVGVPRTQRQRTRERLASLLGWSVAGEELKTLKLFENVLRKYCVGELDAGRFRSHFTNLSSVQQDRLVEIVNLRKAEIAQRLIDEVNRREGGVPLVEWFDWNVSWIMGSSSLASIRQQLCTVTFACRDVDAKGTTISFEMDRQQVDEAIRQLEAVA